The following nucleotide sequence is from Candidatus Polarisedimenticolia bacterium.
CTGCTATACTGCCGCGCGCTTGCGACGCGACAGGAACCGCCCCTTCTATCTGAATGTCTGGCACACGGGCGCGCCAGGATACCTGAGGCCGTCCCCCTCGAACACCGTCATCCGCTGCCGCGGCATGACTGTCACCTTCGAGGACGGGACCACGCTCGAAGACTGGGGCGGCCAGTTCTACGTCAACAACCTCGGGACGGGCCGCGCGGACATGGCGCGCGATCTTGCGGCCCAGGTGCAGCGGACGTCGTGGGTCGCCCCGTCCGATTTCGTCGACGTGAGGGTCGCGCTGACGAGTGACCTCAGGACCGTCCTGCCCCGGCACCTCACGACGCCCCAGTTCAGCTGCAGCGGGTCGGACGCCCTCGAGTCCGCCATCCGGGCCGCGCGCAAGGTGACCCGCAGGGCCCGCGTCCTGTCCTTCAGACAGTCGTACCACGGCGACACGATGACGATCGAGAACGTCAGCGGCGGAACGCTGATGCCGTACGGCGATCGCCGGCCGTGGGCGGCGCATGCGCCCTCCCCCTTCGATCTGTGGGAGAAGGCCGGCCGCGACTGGCCCCGCGCCTGCGCCCTGGCCCTCGAGGGGGTGGAGCGCGCGCTCCGCCGGCACGGGCCCGGGACGTTCGCCGCCCTGGTCGTGGAGCCGGTGATGGCGGGCATCGGTGCGGTCCCCCTCTCCCGATTTCTCGCCCGGGGGCTGCGTGGCCTCTGCGATCGGCACGGCATCAAACTGATCGCCGACGAGGTGGTGACCGGCTTCGGCCGGACCGGACGGTGGTTCGGATCGCAGTCGGTCGGCCTGGTCCCCGACGCCATCGTCTGTGCCAAGGGGATCACGGGCGGCTACGCCCCGCTCGGGGCGGCGATCTTCGAGCGGGCCTGGGGCGAGGAGCTGCGGCGCACCGGTCTCAACCACGGCCTGACCAATGCCGGGCATCCGCTCGGGTGCGCCGCGGCGCGCGCCACCATCCGGATCCTCAAGCGGGAGCGCCTGGTCGAGCGGGCCGGGGCGATGGGCCGGCGGCTGCGAGCAGGTCTCGAGGCGCTGCGCGACCGGCACCCCGGCGAGATCGCCGACGTGCGGGGCCGCGGTCTTCTCCAGGGCCTTCAGCTGGACGCGGGAGGCCCCGCCGCCTCGCGGCGCCGCGCGGGAGCCGCGGCCCGGATCGAGGCGATCGGCGCCCGAGCGCGCACCGCGGGGGTTCATCTCCTGCCGACGTCCGACGGCACGGGCCTCTTGTTCGCCCCGCCATTCACCGTCACGTCGCGGCAGATCGACCGCCTCGTCGCGGTTCTCGATCGATCGTTCGTCCGTTGAGGGAGGAAGCCGCCATGTCTCGATGGATTGTCCTGGCCTGCGTCCTGGCATGCACCTCGGCACTCGCGGCCTCCGGCGCCCCGCCCGCGAGGGGGGCGGACTCCCGGGACGCTTCCCCGCTGACCCTGGATCTCGACTTCGCCGCAGCCGACCGGTCGTTCTGGGGAGACGGAGGCTGGTTCTCGACGCCGGACTACCATGCGCTCGGCAAGCTGACCTTCGGCGGCGTGGCGCTCCGGGCCAACTACAGCAAAAGACGCGGGACCTGGGACAGCGGCTTCGAGATGTCGGCCCGGGAGCGGCGGGACGGCATGATCGAGGTCAAGGTCAGGGCCACGGTCAACAACCCCGGCGACAACCACGACCGGCGGATCACGGCGCGGCTCGATGTCGTGAACGGGGACCGGCCCGTTCAGAGCGGGACGATAGCCTTCGAGGCGGAGGACAACGGCAACGACGTGAGCGGCCAGACGACCCTCGTGATCCGCCGCGACGATCTCATGACCTCGCCGATGACCCGGCTCCGGCTGACGCTCACCGCCGAGGAGGACTGAGGCCGGCGGACGCGCTGAAAGGTGCCGTCGCAGGTCTATACTCGGCGCGGAGGTGACGCGATGAAGACATCCGGATGGGCCGCCGCCATCCTGTCGGCCGCCGTCCTGGCCCTTCCGGCCGGCGCCGGCGCGCCCGCCGCCGTGGCCCCTCCCGCCCCGCGCGAGGAGGTGCGGGTGTTCGTGACGCGCTACCTCGAG
It contains:
- a CDS encoding aspartate aminotransferase family protein, whose protein sequence is MRRDRNRPFYLNVWHTGAPGYLRPSPSNTVIRCRGMTVTFEDGTTLEDWGGQFYVNNLGTGRADMARDLAAQVQRTSWVAPSDFVDVRVALTSDLRTVLPRHLTTPQFSCSGSDALESAIRAARKVTRRARVLSFRQSYHGDTMTIENVSGGTLMPYGDRRPWAAHAPSPFDLWEKAGRDWPRACALALEGVERALRRHGPGTFAALVVEPVMAGIGAVPLSRFLARGLRGLCDRHGIKLIADEVVTGFGRTGRWFGSQSVGLVPDAIVCAKGITGGYAPLGAAIFERAWGEELRRTGLNHGLTNAGHPLGCAAARATIRILKRERLVERAGAMGRRLRAGLEALRDRHPGEIADVRGRGLLQGLQLDAGGPAASRRRAGAAARIEAIGARARTAGVHLLPTSDGTGLLFAPPFTVTSRQIDRLVAVLDRSFVR